In a single window of the Flavobacterium sp. W4I14 genome:
- a CDS encoding hypothetical protein (product_source=Hypo-rule applied; cath_funfam=3.30.300.30; cleavage_site_network=SignalP-noTM; pfam=PF12875; superfamily=56808): MKSSILALLLTFSSITAIFAQNNPVNDKEAYMKMITERSAKIVANLGITDAKKTEKVTVIIRDQYSDLNDIYAARDIRVKAIKEKNKDNKVQRDSALAKDSRVVETSLAKLHKKYISKLSAQLTNEQVEQVKNGMTYNVLPITYKAYQEEILTLTDEQKKQILVWLTEAREHAMDAESSDKKHAWFGKYKGRINNYLSAAGYDLKKEGIEWEKRRKAKAQAN, translated from the coding sequence ATGAAATCATCAATTTTAGCCTTATTGTTAACCTTTTCGAGCATTACAGCAATTTTTGCTCAGAACAATCCTGTGAACGATAAAGAAGCCTATATGAAAATGATTACCGAGCGTTCGGCTAAAATTGTTGCCAATCTTGGAATTACCGATGCAAAGAAAACCGAGAAAGTGACAGTAATTATCAGAGATCAGTATAGCGATTTAAACGACATCTATGCTGCACGCGACATTCGTGTAAAAGCAATTAAAGAAAAAAACAAAGACAATAAAGTGCAACGCGATTCGGCCCTTGCTAAAGATAGCCGTGTAGTAGAAACATCATTGGCTAAACTGCATAAAAAATACATCAGCAAACTTTCTGCACAACTTACCAATGAACAGGTTGAGCAGGTAAAAAACGGTATGACCTATAATGTATTGCCAATTACTTATAAAGCCTACCAAGAAGAGATTTTAACGTTGACAGATGAGCAGAAAAAACAAATTTTAGTTTGGCTTACCGAAGCACGTGAACATGCTATGGATGCAGAATCGTCAGATAAAAAGCATGCATGGTTTGGGAAGTATAAAGGCAGGATAAACAATTACTTGTCGGCTGCCGGATACGATTTGAAGAAGGAAGGAATAGAGTGGGAGAAGCGTAGAAAGGCAAAAGCGCAAGCAAATTAG
- a CDS encoding TonB-linked SusC/RagA family outer membrane protein (product_source=TIGR04056; cath_funfam=2.170.130.10,2.60.40.1120; cleavage_site_network=SignalP-noTM; ko=KO:K21573; pfam=PF00593,PF07715,PF13715; superfamily=49464,56935; tigrfam=TIGR04056), with protein MNSKFLRKTSWVLVLMLFAFTTVFAQQKQITGKVVDKKDGQPIPGVTVGIRGKTNNVSTNDKGEFALIADPATDALVFSYVGFIRQTIPLAGKTSLTVNFVEDSQSLDQDAVVVIGYGTKKRSEILGSVASIRAEEIQDLPVPNIAAALRNKIAGVGVNSVSGKPGSSVTINIRGASRSEQSALLGATTEPLYVIDGITVTRDDFDNLDLTMVEDISFLKDASAAIYGASGAKGVVLITTKKGKRGKPQISYTGFLGFSDNAANVDMLSAYEHAQLLNDGYRIANSPTSSMFSAADLEQLKNSNIKGWFDELWKVSKVNRHNMNVSGGSEAITFFAGGNYYDESGNYGGINYSKYAFRSGMNAKIIDGLTATVTLSADFSKKTSDTYKNGGENDQAFFQQLITTPKWVPIQIDGKPINYNSNTNPLAVVNSGNNIFDKSQGLALNASVDYKPKFIPGLTGRVQFGKNNRSGTSGQYVPPYTVYNFKTTGQNNLLYTNEVVSTITAVGAANTQLSSGTNSSSSYQAIASLSYDRTFGKHSLNVLAAFDQSEGVNEQLNVYWRNQVLPGIDEYWGFDRSTFTLQNKSIFESVQRSYIGRLNYDYGKKYFIEAIARMDASSNFAPGNRWGLFPSVGLGWAISEEDFFKDNVKFVDRLKVRANYGLVGESRINARLWQSRYTVDPAGYLYNETLTGGLNPEIMPNPDITWEKARTFNLGLDASFLKNSINFTYEFYHRYSYDMFDKGNNENFPMYAGFEAPLLNYQQRTNWGHEFSIGYKAKIDKNWGVNTDILFGFANSRIDQMFYNEFQLWDITYPDLKYQFGTDPNKYNSGNYGLISKGMLRTQADVDALLNQYPTYTINNRVPQVGWLYYEDTNGDGKITEKDQVPMFESTNSFGIGFNVAISYKTLSLSTNFVTRFGGKVFFDSKSKAPASATVNVPAYWRDHWTPETPNAAFPRFDDAGIAAGWNSTFWARSGTMIRINNMTLTYKMPKSLLSRIGIADSRLVLTGNNLWTIVNPLKYKDPYSSTIYDYPTLRTISLGLNVSL; from the coding sequence ATGAACTCAAAATTTTTACGAAAAACCTCATGGGTTTTAGTGCTCATGCTATTTGCATTTACCACTGTTTTTGCCCAACAAAAGCAGATCACCGGTAAAGTGGTAGATAAAAAAGACGGGCAACCCATTCCTGGTGTTACTGTCGGGATACGCGGCAAAACCAATAATGTAAGTACCAATGATAAAGGAGAATTTGCACTGATTGCTGATCCGGCAACTGATGCATTGGTTTTTTCTTATGTTGGCTTTATCAGGCAAACTATTCCTTTGGCTGGAAAAACCAGTTTAACGGTAAATTTTGTAGAAGATAGTCAGAGTTTAGATCAGGATGCCGTTGTGGTTATCGGTTACGGAACAAAGAAACGCAGTGAGATTTTAGGTTCGGTAGCCAGCATCAGGGCTGAAGAAATTCAGGATCTACCCGTGCCAAATATTGCCGCTGCACTTCGGAATAAAATTGCGGGTGTAGGTGTTAATTCTGTTTCAGGCAAACCAGGCTCCTCGGTTACCATTAATATCAGAGGAGCGTCAAGATCAGAGCAATCTGCTTTACTTGGAGCTACAACAGAGCCATTGTATGTAATTGATGGGATTACAGTTACCCGTGATGATTTTGATAATCTGGATTTAACTATGGTTGAAGATATCTCTTTCCTCAAAGATGCTTCAGCAGCTATTTATGGTGCATCAGGTGCGAAAGGAGTGGTTTTGATAACCACTAAAAAAGGCAAGCGTGGAAAACCGCAAATCAGTTATACTGGTTTTTTAGGATTTTCAGATAATGCAGCAAATGTAGATATGCTCTCTGCATACGAGCATGCGCAGCTGTTAAATGATGGTTACCGAATTGCAAATTCGCCGACTTCGTCGATGTTTTCCGCCGCGGATTTAGAACAGCTAAAAAATAGCAATATTAAAGGTTGGTTTGACGAGTTATGGAAAGTTTCGAAGGTAAACAGGCATAATATGAATGTTTCTGGCGGTTCTGAAGCAATTACCTTTTTCGCCGGAGGAAATTATTATGATGAATCAGGCAACTATGGAGGTATCAACTACAGTAAGTATGCTTTCAGATCGGGTATGAACGCTAAAATTATTGATGGCTTGACAGCTACAGTTACCTTAAGCGCAGATTTTTCGAAAAAGACTAGTGATACCTATAAAAATGGAGGAGAAAACGATCAGGCATTTTTTCAACAGCTGATTACAACGCCTAAATGGGTGCCAATTCAGATCGATGGCAAACCAATTAATTACAATAGCAATACGAATCCGCTTGCTGTTGTAAATTCAGGAAATAATATCTTCGATAAATCTCAAGGACTGGCGCTAAATGCTTCTGTTGATTATAAACCAAAATTTATACCTGGCTTAACCGGGCGTGTTCAGTTTGGTAAAAATAACAGAAGCGGTACAAGTGGCCAATACGTGCCACCATACACCGTTTATAACTTCAAAACAACCGGGCAAAACAATTTACTTTACACCAACGAGGTTGTAAGTACAATTACAGCAGTAGGTGCTGCAAATACGCAGCTCTCTTCAGGCACGAACTCATCTTCAAGCTATCAGGCTATTGCATCACTCAGTTACGACAGGACATTTGGAAAACATAGCCTGAATGTGTTAGCTGCTTTCGATCAATCAGAGGGCGTAAATGAGCAATTGAACGTATACTGGCGAAACCAGGTTCTGCCAGGTATTGACGAGTATTGGGGTTTCGATCGCTCAACTTTCACATTACAAAACAAAAGCATTTTCGAATCGGTTCAGCGTTCTTACATCGGCAGGTTAAATTACGATTATGGCAAAAAATATTTTATTGAGGCGATTGCCCGTATGGATGCATCTTCAAATTTTGCGCCTGGCAATCGCTGGGGTTTGTTTCCAAGTGTGGGTTTAGGATGGGCGATCAGTGAAGAAGATTTTTTTAAAGACAACGTCAAATTTGTAGACCGCTTAAAAGTTAGAGCCAATTATGGGTTAGTGGGAGAAAGCAGGATTAATGCGAGGTTGTGGCAATCGAGGTATACTGTTGATCCGGCAGGATACCTGTATAATGAAACATTAACTGGTGGACTCAACCCTGAGATCATGCCCAATCCTGATATCACCTGGGAAAAGGCTCGTACTTTTAACTTAGGTTTAGATGCCTCTTTCTTAAAAAATAGTATCAATTTTACGTATGAATTTTATCACAGATATTCATACGATATGTTTGATAAAGGGAACAATGAAAATTTCCCAATGTACGCAGGCTTTGAGGCACCATTACTAAATTACCAGCAACGTACTAACTGGGGGCATGAATTTTCGATTGGTTACAAAGCAAAAATTGATAAAAACTGGGGTGTAAATACCGATATTTTGTTTGGTTTTGCAAATAGCCGGATAGACCAGATGTTTTATAATGAATTTCAGTTGTGGGATATCACTTATCCTGATTTAAAATACCAGTTCGGAACAGATCCCAATAAATATAACAGCGGCAACTATGGTTTGATATCGAAAGGAATGCTGAGAACGCAAGCGGATGTAGATGCACTTCTCAATCAATACCCAACATATACCATTAACAACAGGGTGCCACAAGTTGGTTGGCTGTATTATGAAGATACTAATGGCGATGGAAAAATTACTGAAAAAGATCAGGTTCCTATGTTCGAGTCTACCAATTCTTTTGGTATTGGCTTTAATGTGGCCATTTCCTACAAAACATTGAGTTTAAGTACAAACTTTGTAACCAGGTTTGGCGGAAAAGTATTTTTCGATAGCAAGTCTAAAGCGCCTGCAAGTGCAACGGTTAATGTTCCGGCATATTGGCGCGATCACTGGACACCAGAAACCCCAAATGCAGCGTTCCCAAGGTTTGATGATGCAGGTATAGCAGCCGGTTGGAATTCGACTTTTTGGGCCAGAAGCGGCACAATGATCAGGATAAATAACATGACCTTAACCTATAAAATGCCAAAGAGCTTGCTTAGCAGAATCGGTATAGCTGATTCACGATTAGTTTTAACAGGAAATAACCTATGGACTATCGTAAATCCGCTTAAATACAAAGATCCTTACTCTTCTACAATTTATGACTACCCAACTTTGAGGACAATTTCCTTAGGCTTGAATGTAAGTTTATAA